In one window of Nodosilinea sp. PGN35 DNA:
- a CDS encoding ATP-dependent 6-phosphofructokinase, whose translation MTTPQRIGILTSGGDCPGLNAVIRAVVKCANRRGWDVIGIPYSTDGFMQVADGQYDPDHLLLTDHGYDIPGILQGLDVLQFLSGTILGSLSKSRFDGPDQMAKILAGYEKLNLDALIAIGGDGSLDIIYDLAQRGGWNLIGIPKTIDNDVPFTEKSIGFNTAVQTVNSALYDLTFTAASHDRVMVVEVMGRDAGHLALHGGIAGGADVILIPELVPNLSPLVITQICQHIADLRQRGRKFALVVVAEGVHGEDGKPQHLIGEALATAIADRSRTLCQTGDTAYCDMDRVETRAMVLGHIQRSGIPTASDRLLASAFGRKAVDLIAEGRYNRLVVWEAGRVRSKDLSDVIATVRECHLRGICPSPVETDSTMVKVARSLGIYVGDPDTLPDPRAVMQELELPAIAQPSLDYSCS comes from the coding sequence ATGACCACCCCTCAGCGCATTGGCATTCTCACCAGCGGCGGCGACTGCCCCGGCCTCAACGCCGTCATTCGAGCGGTGGTTAAATGCGCCAACCGGCGCGGGTGGGACGTGATTGGCATACCCTACAGCACCGACGGCTTTATGCAGGTGGCCGACGGTCAGTACGACCCCGACCACCTGCTGCTCACCGACCACGGCTACGACATTCCCGGCATTTTGCAGGGGCTCGACGTGCTGCAATTTCTCAGCGGCACCATTCTAGGCTCGCTCAGCAAAAGCCGTTTCGACGGCCCTGACCAGATGGCCAAAATTTTGGCGGGCTACGAAAAACTCAACCTCGACGCCCTGATTGCCATCGGCGGCGACGGCAGCCTCGACATCATCTACGACCTGGCCCAGCGCGGCGGCTGGAACCTGATCGGCATTCCCAAAACCATCGACAACGACGTCCCCTTCACCGAAAAGTCGATTGGCTTTAATACGGCGGTGCAGACGGTAAACAGCGCCCTCTACGACCTCACCTTTACCGCCGCCAGCCACGATCGCGTCATGGTGGTCGAGGTCATGGGTCGCGACGCCGGGCATCTGGCCCTCCACGGCGGCATTGCGGGCGGGGCCGACGTCATCCTGATTCCCGAGCTGGTGCCCAACCTCAGCCCCCTGGTAATCACCCAGATCTGCCAGCACATTGCCGACCTGCGCCAGCGGGGCCGCAAGTTTGCCCTGGTGGTGGTGGCCGAGGGCGTCCACGGCGAAGACGGCAAACCCCAGCATCTGATTGGCGAAGCGCTGGCCACGGCGATCGCCGATCGCAGCCGCACCCTGTGCCAGACCGGCGACACCGCCTACTGCGATATGGATCGGGTCGAAACCCGCGCCATGGTGCTGGGCCACATCCAGCGCAGCGGCATTCCCACCGCCAGCGATCGCCTGCTGGCCTCCGCCTTTGGCCGCAAAGCCGTCGATCTGATCGCCGAGGGCCGCTACAACCGCCTGGTGGTGTGGGAGGCGGGCCGGGTGCGCTCCAAAGACCTCAGCGACGTGATCGCCACCGTGCGCGAGTGCCACCTGCGCGGCATCTGCCCCAGCCCGGTCGAAACCGACAGCACCATGGTCAAAGTGGCCCGGTCGCTGGGCATCTACGTGGGCGATCCCGACACCCTGCCCGACCCCAGGGCCGTCATGCAGGAGTTGGAGCTACCGGCGATCGCCCAGCCCAGCCTGGACTATTCATGCTCCTAA